The DNA segment ATGGATGGTGGCGGTGGGCTATGCCGGACTCGGGGTGCGGGTGTTTCAGAAAAACAGCCACGGTGATTTATCCCTCTCTGCCCGCTGGCTGTTGTTCCCTTATTTAGCCGGGGCATGGCTTTCAAAAAAATGGTTTTCCCGACGAATAGCTCTGAGCAACGTCATTTATGACGGCGTGGCATTGGGCCGCTTTCCGGATAAAATCGTGGAGCAGGCCGCAGTTCTCGATCTGACGGCTGAATTTCATAAAGGCAGCCGCAAAACAGAGTGCTGGGAAGCTTATCCGTTGATGGATTTAGTTGTGCCGAAAATTCAGGATATCCGGCAGGCCGCCATGAAGCTCTACCAGATGCGACAGGTACAGGAAAATGTACTTGTTTGCTGCGCTTTAGGCTTATCCCGCAGTGCAACCGTTGTTGCGGCCTGGTTGCTGATTGAAGGGCATGCCGCATCAGTATCTCAGGCTGTGGTATTAATCAAATCCCAGCGCCCTCGGGTGGTACTTACGCCCGCCCACATTCAGGTTCTGGAAACGTTCAACGAGGAGTTGCAATGTCATCATGTATCACCATGACCAGCCGAATCATGCAAATTCATCTGTCGAGCTGGCGCTACTTTGCTGCCCTGACGCTGCTGCCGTTGGCGCTGATCTTTAACCTCTTATTTTCAGCCGATTGCGTGTTGCTGATGGGGCTCTTTTTGCTGACACATTATTACTGTTGGCGTCTGTGGCTGGATGAACGACTTTTCCAGCTCATTGAGAGTGAAAGCGATCTCGCTGAATTTGATAACGGGATGGCGCATTTGTGGGCAAAAGAGACGGGTAACACTCGTACGCTGGGTGCACGCTGGCATGGGACGAGAAACCTTTTTTATCGGGCGATGTTCTCGCTAATGGCGCTGTGGATCGTTTCATCGTGCACGGTCCTTTACCATGCTTTAACGTTGGTGGATTAACCCGTTATGAACGACCATGAATTTTTGAAATATTTTGACAGCGAAATGCGCTGGCTGAAATCCGCCGCCAGAGAGTTTGCCGAGCAGCATCCTGACGCCGCCCGCCGCCTCGGCGTGGACAGCCTGTCGCACAAGATGGATGAGTCCGTGGAGCAACTGTTTCAGGGCTTCTCACTGATGATGGCGCAGCTGCGACGCAAGATTGATGATGATATTCCCGAGCTGACAGAGCCTTTGCTGGGCCACCTGCTGCCGGTGGTGAATCGTACCCTGCCGTCAATGGGCGTGGTAGAGCTGACGCCGGATATGGTGGCACAGGTACGGGACGCGGTATTGCCGGAAGGCACCACGCTGCTGACCCGCTCAATGGATGAATCCGGTCTTCGCTGTCCGTATCGCACCACCGATGAGTTAACGCTGCATCCACTCACCCTTAACGGTGTCAGCGCACAGTTTCACCCTGATGGGCATCAGGTGTTGAGTCTGCGCTTCTCCCTCAGCCAGTACGCTGACCCGAGCCAGGTAAATCTGCATGCGTTGCCGCTTTATATCAACGGTGACCGCCCGCTGCAGTCGATGCTGTACCAGGCACTGACGCACCATGTCAGCCGTATCACGGTGCGGTTGCCTCAGACCGGCAACCCAGACCCGTTGCCGTTTGGCGGGACATTGGCTAACCGCTGGCAGCAGCACTGGAAGCCTGTATGGCCGCAGAGTGACAGCCCGGCGCTGTGTGGTGAAGTGCGCCCGTGGCTTGAGTATTTTAGCTTTCCTGCGCGGTTTGCTTTCTTCACCCTAACCGGGCTTGATACGCTGCCACTCAGTGAGGAATGCCGCGACTTTATCCTGGAAATCCATCTCACCCAGCCGCTGACTCGCGATATCCCTTTACCCGATGATGCGCTACGCATTAACTGCGTTACGGTCATTAACCTGTTTTCCCTGAATGCGGAACCGCTGAAAGTACAGCCTACCGTGCTGGATTATCGCCTGCGCCCGCACCGGCTGCGTGACCACCATACTGAAATCTACAGCGTAGATACGGTAGCGGCGAGTGAAACTCTTAACAAACGGCAGTATGTTCCGTATCGTCAGTTCCGTCAGAAAGGGGGGATGTTGGCGCGTAAAGCGTCCTGGCCTGAACGGTATTATCACACCCGCATCTGGCGCGGCGTCAGTGGCCTGCATGAAACGCTGCTGATGCTCGGAGGGACATCCGGTGAACAGGATTTAGCACAGGAAGAGGCCACGCTGTTTATGAATCTCACCTGCACCAACGGCAACTACCCGCGCATGGCGCTGGATAATGCAGTATTTGATGGCACTGCCGTTGCGGGCAACCTAACGCTGCGCTGCCAGACCCGGCACGCGCCTTCCATGCCCTCTTATCCACCACTGACTCAGCTGTATCAGTGGCACGTGCTGTCGCTGCTGCACCCCAGAGCGCTAAGCCAGATGCTGGCAAGCACCGATAACCTGAAAGCCGTACTTCAGCTCTTTAACTGGAGTAATGACGACAACAACCGTCGTCGTATCGCCGGTATTACGCACGTCAGTTACAAACAGGCCTTTAACTCGTCTCATCACTGGCACGGCGTGAAAATCCGCGTAGAACTGGATGAGCATCACTTTAGCGGCATCGGCGATGCGCGTCTGTTTTGCGAACTGCTGGAGCAGTTCTTCACTCAGTACGCCAGCGTCATCCGCTTCACGCAGTTAACCGTGTTACTGACACAATCTAAGACCGAATGGACATGGCCGCAGCGGCGCATTGACCGGGTGTTGATGTGACGACTGAAAACAAAAAAAATAATCCAACCCTCCCGCCATTCTGGCTGGACGGCGAAGGCAATGACCACACGGCACGGTTTAACTTTTATCGCTTCTGCCAGCTGATTGAAGGGCTGAACGGCGGCACGCTGGGCACGGGGCGCGCCATTACAGACGACCCGGTGCGCTTTCGCCCCAATCCGCATCTGGGTTTTCCTGCAGGGGAACTGAAGCGCACGGAAACTGACCCGGATAACCCGGATGCACCACCGACCATCAGGACGAACTTCTTCGGCCTGTACGGGGTGGACTCGCCACTGCCTACTGCCATCATCGATGATATTAACCAGGGACGCGACGGGGCCGATGCTATGGCGGCGTTTCTGGATATCTTCAACCACCGGCTGATGACGCAGTTCTACCGTATCTGGAAGAAGTACAGCTACCCGGCCACCTTTGAAGATGGCGGAGTTGATAACATCTCCCAAAGCCTGATGGCTCTGACCGGTATCGCCCACGGCCAGGACATCTCATCCTCACGATTACTGGCAATACTGCAGCCTCTGCTGCAACCGACGCACACCGCCGAGGGGATCGCGGCGGTTATCCGCAGCCAGGCACCCAATACAGAGGTAAATGTGTTCCCGCATCATCCGGTGAGGATGCCGGTGTCGAAACGGGCACGGCTCTCATTGCGGGATGGCATGACGCTCGATCAGCACCCCATTCTGGGG comes from the Enterobacteriaceae bacterium Kacie_13 genome and includes:
- the tssF gene encoding type VI secretion system baseplate subunit TssF, which produces MNDHEFLKYFDSEMRWLKSAAREFAEQHPDAARRLGVDSLSHKMDESVEQLFQGFSLMMAQLRRKIDDDIPELTEPLLGHLLPVVNRTLPSMGVVELTPDMVAQVRDAVLPEGTTLLTRSMDESGLRCPYRTTDELTLHPLTLNGVSAQFHPDGHQVLSLRFSLSQYADPSQVNLHALPLYINGDRPLQSMLYQALTHHVSRITVRLPQTGNPDPLPFGGTLANRWQQHWKPVWPQSDSPALCGEVRPWLEYFSFPARFAFFTLTGLDTLPLSEECRDFILEIHLTQPLTRDIPLPDDALRINCVTVINLFSLNAEPLKVQPTVLDYRLRPHRLRDHHTEIYSVDTVAASETLNKRQYVPYRQFRQKGGMLARKASWPERYYHTRIWRGVSGLHETLLMLGGTSGEQDLAQEEATLFMNLTCTNGNYPRMALDNAVFDGTAVAGNLTLRCQTRHAPSMPSYPPLTQLYQWHVLSLLHPRALSQMLASTDNLKAVLQLFNWSNDDNNRRRIAGITHVSYKQAFNSSHHWHGVKIRVELDEHHFSGIGDARLFCELLEQFFTQYASVIRFTQLTVLLTQSKTEWTWPQRRIDRVLM
- the tssG gene encoding type VI secretion system baseplate subunit TssG, which translates into the protein MTTENKKNNPTLPPFWLDGEGNDHTARFNFYRFCQLIEGLNGGTLGTGRAITDDPVRFRPNPHLGFPAGELKRTETDPDNPDAPPTIRTNFFGLYGVDSPLPTAIIDDINQGRDGADAMAAFLDIFNHRLMTQFYRIWKKYSYPATFEDGGVDNISQSLMALTGIAHGQDISSSRLLAILQPLLQPTHTAEGIAAVIRSQAPNTEVNVFPHHPVRMPVSKRARLSLRDGMTLDQHPILGDETTVAGYCSRVELSTENSDEAKGWMPDGQLKQDVMALLRTYLGCDYDVRLWLTIPTRLLPVPRLGDSGLFSGYNMMLGLRDDNLGEMPKTTRIKVGRLREDSPEFGRV